A genomic window from Triticum urartu cultivar G1812 chromosome 7, Tu2.1, whole genome shotgun sequence includes:
- the LOC125521631 gene encoding small polypeptide DEVIL 4-like: MKLMGRSQRRGGGLSKTLKEHKARLYIIKRCVVMLLRWHD; this comes from the coding sequence ATGAAGCTTATGGGGAGGAGCCAGAGGAGAGGAGGAGGCTTGAGCAAGACCTTGAAGGAGCACAAGGCCAGGCTCTACATCATCAAGCGCTGCGTCGTCATGCTCCTGCGGTGGCACGACTga